The following proteins are co-located in the Acidimicrobiales bacterium genome:
- a CDS encoding segregation/condensation protein A has protein sequence MSFQVQTEAFEGPFDLLLHLILKDEVDLYDISLSRIVDAYLAELDRMDRCDLEVATEFLLIAATLIELKCRRLLPVDADVDLDEELGLWEERDYLLSRLLECKTFKDAAKVLEQLAQLASLVAPRRVGVDDRFLDLAPDLLAGVSPQHLHDAFVRVASPRPVPTVALHHVTQIRVSVTDAIERLITDLPSMGVMSFRQITRHCLDRVEVVVNFLAVLELFKQGLVEIEQVAVFGTLTVEWIGGNVGVDDYVMATTDTYEG, from the coding sequence ATGTCATTTCAAGTGCAGACCGAGGCGTTCGAAGGACCGTTCGACCTCTTGCTGCACCTCATCCTGAAGGACGAGGTCGACCTGTACGACATCTCGCTGTCGCGCATCGTCGACGCCTACCTGGCCGAGCTCGACCGGATGGATCGCTGCGACCTCGAAGTCGCCACCGAGTTCCTGCTGATCGCCGCCACGCTCATCGAACTCAAGTGCCGCCGTCTCCTGCCCGTCGACGCCGACGTCGATCTCGACGAAGAGCTCGGCCTGTGGGAGGAGCGCGACTACCTTCTCAGCCGGCTGCTCGAGTGCAAGACCTTCAAGGACGCGGCCAAGGTCCTCGAACAGCTGGCCCAGTTGGCGTCGCTGGTGGCCCCGCGCCGTGTCGGTGTCGATGATCGCTTCCTCGACCTCGCTCCTGATCTGCTCGCCGGCGTCAGCCCGCAGCACCTCCACGACGCCTTCGTTCGCGTCGCATCGCCTCGTCCGGTGCCCACCGTCGCGCTCCATCACGTCACCCAGATCCGGGTGAGTGTCACCGACGCCATCGAGCGCCTCATCACCGATCTCCCCTCCATGGGCGTGATGTCGTTCCGCCAGATCACCCGGCACTGCCTCGATCGGGTCGAGGTCGTGGTGAACTTCCTCGCGGTGCTCGAGCTGTTCAAGCAGGGACTGGTCGAGATCGAGCAGGTCGCCGTCTTCGGTACCCTCACCGTCGAATGGATCGGCGGAAACGTCGGGGTCGATGACTACGTGATGGCGACCACCGACACCTACGAAGGATGA
- a CDS encoding prephenate dehydrogenase/arogenate dehydrogenase family protein has protein sequence MSERQVGSAARRATIIGSGLIGGSVGMALRADGWHVSADDADPEVAKRAVDVGAADAVGVDPMSDLVVLAGPVGVIPELAKRALAETTAVVTDVGSTKAQICSAIDDPRFIGGHPMAGSEQDGIDGARGDLFQGAMWVLTPTDHTEEASLAMVAGVVSKLGAEVIALAPAVHDRLVAQVSHVPHLTAAALMTLADESSVEHRALLRLAAGGFRDMTRISAGRPSIWPDICVANRDAIVAGLDGLITRLSDVRSKVLDEDRSGLLDLLTTARHARINLPTSFRVTDEVAEVAVPIPDRPGEIAAIATLASELDVNILDLDITHSGEGGRGVMLLMVDRKLGERLVGGLMVRGYQPTLRQLD, from the coding sequence GTGAGCGAGCGCCAGGTCGGATCGGCCGCTCGTCGAGCCACGATCATCGGCTCGGGCCTGATCGGTGGGTCGGTTGGCATGGCGCTGCGGGCCGACGGTTGGCACGTCTCGGCCGACGACGCCGATCCCGAAGTGGCCAAGCGGGCCGTCGACGTCGGCGCCGCTGATGCGGTCGGGGTCGACCCGATGAGCGACCTCGTGGTGCTGGCTGGACCCGTCGGCGTCATTCCCGAGTTGGCGAAGCGGGCCCTGGCCGAGACCACCGCGGTCGTCACCGACGTCGGTTCGACCAAGGCCCAGATCTGTTCGGCGATCGACGACCCCCGATTCATCGGCGGTCATCCGATGGCGGGTTCGGAGCAAGACGGCATCGACGGCGCACGCGGTGATCTCTTCCAGGGTGCCATGTGGGTACTGACCCCGACCGACCACACCGAAGAGGCGAGCCTGGCGATGGTCGCCGGGGTGGTGAGCAAGCTCGGCGCCGAAGTCATCGCACTCGCGCCCGCAGTGCACGATCGGCTCGTCGCCCAGGTCAGCCACGTCCCTCACCTCACGGCAGCGGCGCTGATGACGCTGGCCGACGAGTCATCGGTCGAGCATCGTGCGCTCCTACGCCTCGCTGCCGGTGGATTCCGAGACATGACCCGCATCTCGGCCGGCCGTCCGTCGATCTGGCCCGACATCTGTGTCGCCAATCGCGACGCAATCGTCGCCGGGCTCGACGGACTCATCACCCGGCTGTCCGACGTTCGGAGCAAGGTCCTCGACGAAGACCGCAGCGGTCTGCTCGATCTGCTGACCACGGCCCGGCACGCTCGGATCAATCTGCCGACCAGCTTCCGAGTGACCGACGAGGTCGCCGAGGTCGCGGTGCCGATCCCCGATCGCCCGGGTGAGATCGCGGCCATCGCCACGCTGGCATCCGAGCTCGACGTGAACATCCTCGACCTCGACATCACCCACAGCGGCGAGGGCGGACGCGGTGTGATGTTGCTGATGGTCGATCGAAAGCTGGGCGAACGCCTCGTCGGCGGGCTGATGGTGCGGGGCTACCAACCCACGCTGCGCCAACTCGACTGA
- the aroH gene encoding chorismate mutase, whose product MSTPSRSFLALRGAITIDADTPDEVGKHTTRLLETLYERNDLRNDEIVSVLFTATPDISSIAPAVSARAFGLTDVPLICTQEMAVDGALPLCVRLLAHLDTTKTKDQLRHVFLRGAVALRPELAEPGDEQ is encoded by the coding sequence ATGTCTACTCCCTCGCGTTCGTTCCTCGCCCTGCGTGGCGCCATCACCATCGATGCCGACACGCCCGACGAGGTGGGCAAACACACCACCCGGCTGCTCGAAACGCTGTATGAGCGCAACGATCTGCGCAACGACGAGATCGTGTCGGTGCTCTTCACCGCCACGCCTGACATCTCGAGCATCGCTCCGGCCGTGTCGGCCCGAGCGTTTGGTCTCACCGATGTGCCGTTGATCTGTACGCAGGAGATGGCGGTCGACGGCGCACTGCCGCTGTGCGTGCGTCTGCTCGCCCACCTCGACACCACCAAGACGAAGGACCAGCTGCGCCACGTGTTCCTTCGCGGCGCAGTGGCGCTGCGACCCGAGCTTGCCGAGCCCGGCGACGAACAGTGA
- a CDS encoding branched-chain amino acid ABC transporter permease, with amino-acid sequence MLFAAFAPLLAFDFGRVMSESLTQAFGPQAVVFAMAAIGLNIHFGYTGLLNFGHIGFLAVGAYGTAIAITSWGLVSGLAIIVGLMFALVLALALGLPTLRLRADYLAIVTIAAAEIIRLLARSTALRSVTRGAEGLNEWAGGLQEINPWNGKTVDVGPFTYRGNQVAVVVFGWIAVAIITYGVYLLMKSPWGRVLKAIREDEDAVRALGKNAYWFKLQALILGGVIAGFAGFIWAFTNSTVQPDVYVPPITFFIWAALILGGAARVFSPVIGAILFWFLITFFESFIGQLVDQYDSVAKVIDRTEVSLIRFLLVGLMLMALMAFRPQGIFGDKEEMALDAR; translated from the coding sequence ATGTTGTTCGCAGCCTTTGCCCCACTTCTCGCCTTCGACTTCGGGCGGGTCATGTCCGAGAGCCTCACGCAGGCGTTCGGCCCCCAGGCGGTCGTGTTCGCCATGGCGGCCATCGGGCTCAACATCCACTTCGGCTACACCGGCCTGTTGAACTTCGGCCACATCGGCTTCCTGGCCGTCGGCGCCTACGGCACCGCCATCGCCATCACCTCGTGGGGTTTGGTCTCCGGTCTCGCCATCATCGTGGGCCTGATGTTCGCACTCGTCCTGGCCCTGGCGCTCGGTCTCCCCACGCTGCGGCTTCGAGCCGACTACCTCGCCATCGTCACGATTGCGGCGGCCGAGATCATTCGATTGCTGGCTCGTTCCACGGCGCTTCGGTCGGTGACCCGAGGCGCCGAAGGCCTCAACGAGTGGGCCGGCGGGCTCCAGGAGATCAACCCGTGGAACGGCAAGACCGTCGACGTCGGGCCATTCACCTATCGCGGCAACCAGGTCGCTGTCGTCGTGTTCGGCTGGATCGCCGTCGCCATCATCACCTACGGGGTGTACCTGTTGATGAAGAGCCCATGGGGCCGAGTGTTGAAGGCCATCCGTGAGGACGAAGACGCCGTGCGAGCGCTCGGTAAGAACGCTTATTGGTTCAAGCTCCAGGCGCTGATCCTGGGTGGTGTGATCGCCGGGTTCGCCGGCTTCATCTGGGCGTTCACCAACTCGACCGTGCAACCCGATGTCTACGTCCCGCCGATTACCTTCTTCATCTGGGCGGCCCTCATCCTTGGCGGCGCCGCACGGGTGTTCTCACCGGTGATCGGGGCAATCCTGTTCTGGTTCCTGATCACGTTCTTCGAGTCGTTCATCGGACAGCTCGTCGACCAATACGACTCGGTCGCCAAGGTCATCGACCGCACCGAGGTCTCACTGATCCGATTCCTGCTCGTTGGCCTGATGCTGATGGCGTTGATGGCGTTCCGACCCCAGGGAATCTTCGGAGACAAAGAGGAGATGGCACTCGATGCCCGCTGA
- the trpS gene encoding tryptophan--tRNA ligase, whose product MTRLFSGIQPSGAVHLGNYLGALRNWETMQHDADSVYCIVDLHALTLPKEPGEVLQGTLDIAKILLAIGIDPEASTLFVQSQVPEHTELAWLMQTTVSYGELSRMTQFKDKSERSTGFVSAALFTYPALQAADILLYDTDVVPVGDDQRQHIELTRDAAMRFNTRYGDTFVIPEHRIPAAGARVMDLQHPENKMSKSVDSPQGTVGILDDPKTIEKKFKRAVTDNDAEVRYDPTTKPGVSNLLDILAAVTGGDPHALAEGYTQYGPLKADTAAALIELLTPIQQRIAELDDATVRTALSRGAEKARDIAVPVMSRAKKAAGLLVSE is encoded by the coding sequence ATGACTCGCCTGTTCAGTGGAATCCAGCCCTCCGGCGCCGTGCATCTCGGCAACTACCTCGGGGCGCTCCGCAACTGGGAAACCATGCAGCACGACGCCGATTCGGTCTACTGCATCGTCGATCTCCACGCCCTCACCCTGCCGAAAGAGCCGGGCGAGGTCCTCCAGGGCACCCTCGACATCGCCAAGATCCTCCTCGCCATCGGCATCGATCCCGAGGCCTCCACCCTGTTCGTGCAGTCGCAGGTTCCCGAGCACACCGAGCTGGCGTGGCTGATGCAGACCACCGTGTCCTACGGCGAGCTCAGCCGGATGACCCAGTTCAAGGACAAGTCCGAACGCTCCACCGGCTTCGTGTCGGCGGCGCTCTTCACCTACCCGGCCCTGCAGGCAGCCGACATCCTCCTCTACGACACCGATGTGGTGCCCGTGGGCGACGACCAGCGCCAGCACATCGAGCTCACCCGTGATGCGGCCATGCGATTCAATACCCGCTACGGCGACACGTTCGTGATCCCCGAGCACCGCATCCCGGCCGCCGGCGCCCGCGTGATGGATCTCCAACACCCCGAGAACAAGATGTCGAAGTCGGTCGACTCACCCCAGGGCACCGTCGGCATTCTCGACGACCCGAAGACCATCGAGAAGAAGTTCAAGCGGGCGGTCACCGACAACGATGCCGAGGTTCGCTATGACCCGACCACCAAACCCGGTGTGTCGAACCTGCTCGACATCCTGGCCGCCGTCACCGGCGGTGATCCCCATGCGCTGGCCGAGGGCTACACCCAGTACGGCCCCCTCAAGGCCGACACCGCCGCCGCGTTGATCGAGCTCCTCACGCCCATCCAACAGCGGATTGCCGAACTCGATGACGCCACGGTGCGCACGGCCCTCTCCAGGGGCGCAGAGAAGGCGCGTGACATCGCCGTTCCGGTGATGAGCCGGGCCAAGAAGGCTGCGGGGCTCCTCGTCAGCGAGTGA
- a CDS encoding pseudouridine synthase: MTEPELHDGERLQKVLARIGVGSRRVCEDLIVDEKVTVNGEIAVLGRRVVPGVDVIAVDGAVLSTLPDAITYLLNKPAGTITTASDPQGRPTVIDLVPSEPRVFPVGRLDYDTEGLLLLTNDGTLAHRLTHPSFGVEKEYLAHVQGVPSRAALRQLREGVELDDGMTAPAKVASVADGLLRITIHEGRNRQVRRMCEAIGHPVQRLARTRIGPLSDPHLAPGAWRVVDADEMLELQRAVIDGVSADDADRGDR, translated from the coding sequence ATGACTGAGCCCGAGCTGCACGACGGTGAGCGGCTGCAGAAGGTGCTGGCCCGTATCGGTGTCGGCAGCCGACGAGTGTGCGAAGACCTGATCGTCGACGAGAAGGTGACGGTCAACGGCGAGATCGCGGTACTCGGTCGTCGGGTCGTCCCCGGGGTCGACGTGATCGCCGTCGACGGCGCCGTGCTGTCCACGCTGCCCGACGCCATCACCTACCTGCTGAACAAGCCGGCGGGCACCATCACGACGGCGTCGGACCCGCAGGGTCGCCCCACCGTGATCGATCTCGTACCGAGCGAGCCGCGGGTCTTTCCCGTCGGACGACTCGACTACGACACCGAGGGACTGCTGCTGCTCACCAACGACGGCACGCTGGCTCACCGCCTGACCCACCCCAGCTTCGGCGTCGAGAAGGAATACCTGGCCCACGTTCAAGGCGTGCCGTCGCGAGCGGCACTTCGGCAGCTCCGTGAGGGCGTCGAACTCGACGACGGGATGACCGCCCCGGCCAAGGTCGCTTCCGTCGCCGACGGCCTGCTGCGCATCACCATTCACGAGGGCCGCAACCGTCAGGTCCGGCGCATGTGTGAGGCGATCGGCCACCCCGTGCAGCGGCTCGCCCGCACCCGCATCGGACCGCTGAGTGATCCACACCTCGCCCCGGGGGCGTGGCGGGTGGTCGACGCCGACGAGATGCTCGAGCTTCAGCGGGCGGTCATCGACGGGGTTTCGGCAGATGACGCCGACCGCGGCGACCGATAG
- the scpB gene encoding SMC-Scp complex subunit ScpB produces the protein MSESEQTEPEVAAELAPRPEVSIAEAKRAIEAMVLVSTDPLAEHLLAQLIEIPVTLVRELCHELAASYASERRGFQLVEVANGWRFQTHPDLSPYIERYVLEGQTTRLSTAALETLAIVAYKQPISRAQVSAIRGVNVDGVLRTLVHRGYLAEVGRDDGPGQAVLFGTTSSFLEKLGIASIDQLPPLGDFVPGAHVVEALEQTLRVDRSQIDPVADLAADDLAVEDPAAEGPAAVDERPDDD, from the coding sequence GTGTCGGAGTCAGAGCAAACCGAGCCCGAGGTCGCAGCCGAGCTGGCACCCCGGCCCGAGGTGTCGATCGCCGAAGCGAAGCGAGCCATCGAGGCCATGGTCCTGGTGTCGACCGATCCGCTGGCCGAACACCTTTTGGCCCAGCTCATCGAGATCCCCGTCACGCTGGTCCGAGAGCTCTGCCACGAGCTTGCCGCGTCCTACGCCAGCGAGCGGCGTGGCTTCCAGCTGGTCGAGGTGGCCAATGGTTGGAGGTTCCAGACCCATCCCGACCTGTCGCCCTACATCGAGCGGTATGTGCTCGAAGGGCAGACCACCCGTCTGTCGACCGCAGCGCTCGAGACGCTGGCGATCGTTGCGTACAAGCAGCCCATCTCCCGGGCCCAGGTGTCGGCCATCCGCGGCGTGAACGTCGACGGCGTGCTGCGCACGCTGGTCCACCGCGGCTACCTGGCCGAGGTCGGCCGCGACGACGGTCCGGGCCAGGCGGTGTTGTTCGGAACCACGTCGTCGTTCCTCGAGAAGCTCGGCATCGCGTCCATCGACCAGCTGCCGCCACTCGGCGACTTCGTGCCCGGTGCTCACGTCGTGGAAGCACTCGAACAGACGCTCCGGGTCGACCGCTCCCAGATCGACCCGGTCGCCGACCTTGCTGCGGACGACCTTGCAGTTGAGGACCCTGCTGCTGAGGGCCCTGCTGCCGTCGACGAGCGGCCCGACGATGACTGA
- a CDS encoding ABC transporter substrate-binding protein: MTKKSLTRLLSLLAALAMVASACGGSDSAGTDAGSEGESTETTAAPEEDSTETTEEAMDDATETTEAAAEGASASADGVLTVGTLIPLTGDLAFLAPPEVAGSRLAVEDINAAGGVLGAEVALVEADSGDTNVDIANPSVDTLLGQKADVIVGAASSAVSKLVIDKITSNNVIQFSMANTSPDFTTYDDNGLYFRTAPSDLLQGKVLANLVAEEGNASASVIYRQESYGEGLANSFKENFEALGGSIDEFLPYAVDTENFDPEIDKLVAADSDAIIVISFAEAGNILTTMNERGIGPTAKAVYGVDGFIESADNNLSDPSILEGLRGTLPSVDLATITTLTDRFEGAYGDTVDTLAYGAETYDAIIITALAAEVAGSDDPVLIAAEINGVTKDGEKCTEFAACKELIAAGTDIDYDGYGGPYEFVDAGEPAAASFRIVTYGAAGLDTSLDEYVFAS; encoded by the coding sequence ATGACAAAGAAGAGCCTGACTCGGCTTCTGTCGTTGCTCGCAGCCCTGGCGATGGTCGCCAGCGCCTGCGGTGGCAGCGACTCGGCCGGCACGGACGCTGGTTCGGAGGGTGAGTCGACCGAGACCACCGCCGCCCCGGAAGAGGACTCGACCGAAACCACCGAAGAAGCCATGGACGATGCCACGGAGACCACCGAGGCAGCAGCCGAGGGCGCCAGCGCAAGCGCCGATGGTGTCCTCACCGTCGGCACGCTGATCCCGCTCACCGGCGACCTGGCCTTCCTGGCTCCGCCGGAGGTTGCCGGTTCCCGTCTGGCCGTTGAAGACATCAACGCCGCCGGTGGCGTGCTCGGTGCCGAGGTTGCCCTGGTCGAGGCCGATTCCGGCGACACCAACGTCGACATCGCCAACCCCAGCGTCGACACCCTCCTCGGGCAGAAGGCCGACGTGATCGTCGGTGCGGCCTCGTCGGCCGTGTCGAAGCTCGTCATCGACAAGATCACCTCCAACAACGTGATCCAGTTCTCGATGGCGAACACCTCGCCTGACTTCACCACCTACGACGACAACGGTCTGTACTTCCGTACCGCCCCGTCCGACCTGCTCCAGGGCAAGGTCCTCGCCAACCTCGTTGCCGAAGAGGGCAACGCCTCGGCGAGCGTCATCTACCGTCAGGAAAGCTACGGCGAAGGCCTCGCCAACTCCTTCAAGGAGAACTTCGAGGCACTCGGCGGCTCGATCGACGAGTTCCTCCCGTACGCAGTCGACACCGAGAACTTCGATCCCGAGATCGACAAGCTCGTGGCTGCTGACTCCGACGCCATCATCGTGATCTCGTTCGCCGAAGCCGGCAACATCCTGACCACGATGAACGAGCGGGGCATCGGCCCGACCGCCAAGGCGGTCTACGGCGTTGACGGCTTCATCGAGTCGGCCGACAACAACCTCAGCGATCCCTCGATCCTCGAAGGCCTCCGCGGCACCCTGCCGTCGGTCGACCTGGCGACGATCACCACGCTGACCGACCGTTTCGAGGGCGCCTACGGTGACACCGTCGACACCCTCGCCTACGGCGCCGAGACCTACGATGCCATCATCATCACGGCGCTCGCCGCCGAGGTGGCCGGTTCCGACGATCCTGTCCTCATTGCCGCCGAGATCAACGGCGTCACCAAGGACGGCGAGAAGTGCACCGAGTTCGCTGCCTGCAAGGAGCTCATCGCTGCCGGCACCGACATCGACTACGACGGCTACGGCGGCCCCTACGAGTTCGTCGACGCCGGCGAGCCCGCTGCTGCCAGCTTCCGCATCGTGACCTACGGAGCGGCCGGCCTGGACACCTCGCTCGACGAGTACGTCTTCGCCAGCTGA
- a CDS encoding fibronectin type III domain-containing protein codes for MLSIDALTIEGDLLYIGGNLTHLFTNDSGRVRVNRLARVQLSTGAIDRNWNPTVSGGRVSTIAVDPSRSRVYVGGQFTGVNGTTNTYRFVVLDQTTGDFAPGVPQGLRVSNQLYPVSSRAQTSTYYYYRYSRQDHFPYDIEVFPGYVAWGGDMAIEIMSESNLNSVYSWNRRSTLSNNCPLDGDVQALEYTGGYLYWAGHFEQEGTYYSTRCATGNPRVLARWSPQGGRDTSFTTQWNQPSPTVWALTADPASGALWVGGYFSSTGNVPVRSLARFTPGGPPVADTERPSVPTGLSVVGATDSSIDLGWDPGVDNVGVTGYYVYRSSTPNQLGPLVGTSATTSFVDDDPALAASTTYYYALKAFDAAGNLSYRTGFRAATTADPGVVIDTERPTVPTNLAVDAVTADTVTLSWTAATDNIGVTGYEIYRSTTPGTVGPLVATSATTGYTDTGLTTGTTYYYALKAYDAAGNTSWRTGLRDATPVGGAAADTERPTVPTNLAVDAVTADTVTLSWTAATDNIGVTGYEIYRSTTPGTVGPLVATSATTGYTDTGLTTGTTYYYALKAYDAAGNTSWRTGLRAAATN; via the coding sequence ATGCTGTCGATCGACGCACTCACCATCGAGGGCGACCTGCTCTACATCGGTGGCAACCTGACCCATCTGTTCACCAACGACTCGGGCCGAGTTCGGGTCAACCGCCTGGCCCGGGTGCAGCTGTCGACCGGTGCCATCGACCGCAACTGGAACCCAACGGTGTCGGGCGGACGGGTCTCGACGATCGCCGTCGACCCGAGCCGAAGCCGGGTCTATGTCGGCGGGCAGTTCACCGGGGTCAACGGAACCACCAACACCTACCGCTTCGTGGTCCTCGACCAGACCACCGGCGACTTCGCTCCCGGCGTACCCCAGGGGCTGCGGGTCTCGAACCAGCTCTACCCCGTCAGTTCCCGGGCCCAGACCAGCACCTATTACTACTACCGCTACTCCCGCCAGGATCACTTCCCCTACGACATCGAAGTCTTCCCCGGCTATGTGGCCTGGGGCGGCGACATGGCGATCGAGATCATGTCGGAGTCCAACCTGAACTCGGTCTACTCGTGGAACCGGCGCAGCACCCTGTCGAACAACTGCCCGCTCGACGGCGACGTACAGGCACTCGAATACACCGGCGGCTACCTCTACTGGGCCGGCCACTTCGAGCAGGAGGGCACCTACTACTCCACTCGTTGCGCCACGGGCAATCCCCGAGTCCTGGCCCGCTGGAGCCCGCAGGGTGGACGCGACACCAGCTTCACCACGCAGTGGAACCAGCCCTCGCCCACCGTCTGGGCCCTCACGGCCGATCCGGCGTCGGGGGCGCTGTGGGTCGGTGGCTACTTCAGCTCGACCGGCAATGTGCCTGTCCGCTCGCTCGCTCGCTTCACGCCCGGCGGACCGCCAGTCGCCGACACCGAACGGCCCTCGGTCCCGACCGGTCTGAGCGTGGTCGGCGCCACCGATTCCTCGATCGACCTGGGCTGGGATCCCGGCGTCGACAACGTCGGCGTCACCGGCTACTACGTGTACCGCTCGTCGACACCGAACCAGCTCGGACCGCTGGTCGGCACGTCGGCCACCACCAGCTTCGTCGACGACGACCCGGCGCTCGCAGCGTCGACGACCTACTACTACGCCCTCAAGGCGTTCGACGCCGCCGGCAACCTGTCGTATCGCACCGGCTTCCGGGCCGCCACGACCGCCGACCCCGGCGTGGTCATCGATACCGAGCGGCCAACGGTGCCGACCAACCTGGCCGTCGACGCCGTCACCGCCGACACGGTCACACTCAGCTGGACCGCAGCAACGGACAACATCGGCGTCACCGGCTACGAGATCTACCGATCCACCACCCCCGGCACCGTCGGACCACTCGTCGCCACCTCGGCAACCACCGGCTACACCGACACCGGCCTCACCACCGGCACCACCTACTACTACGCCCTCAAGGCCTACGACGCCGCCGGCAACACCAGCTGGCGCACCGGCCTCCGAGATGCGACCCCCGTCGGCGGTGCCGCAGCCGACACCGAGCGACCGACGGTGCCGACCAACCTGGCCGTCGACGCCGTCACCGCCGACACGGTCACACTCAGCTGGACCGCAGCAACGGACAACATCGGCGTCACCGGCTACGAGATCTACCGATCCACCACCCCCGGCACCGTCGGACCACTCGTCGCCACCTCGGCAACCACCGGCTACACCGACACCGGCCTCACCACCGGCACCACCTACTACTACGCCCTCAAGGCCTACGACGCCGCCGGCAACACCAGCTGGCGCACCGGCCTCCGAGCGGCCGCCACGAACTGA
- a CDS encoding ABC transporter ATP-binding protein produces MTTSTSTDTPVVEIRDVVAGYVPGVNILNGVNLVAAQGELIGIIGPNGAGKSTMIKAMFGLVKIHEGTVTLNGDEITNLKAHALVERGIGYVPQNNNVFPSLTIRENLEMGCFLTPKSTGPRLDRVLTLFPRLGERIGQRAGSLSGGERQMLAMGRALMMEPSVLLLDEPSAGLSPALQDQVFIRTKQINDTGVTIIMVEQNASRCLQICDRGYVLDQGTNAYTDTGRNLLEDPKVIELYLGTLTKAH; encoded by the coding sequence ATGACCACCAGCACGTCCACCGACACCCCGGTCGTCGAGATCCGAGACGTCGTCGCCGGCTACGTGCCGGGTGTCAACATCCTCAATGGCGTCAACCTCGTTGCCGCACAGGGTGAACTGATCGGCATCATCGGCCCCAACGGCGCCGGGAAGTCCACCATGATCAAGGCCATGTTCGGCCTGGTGAAGATCCACGAGGGAACGGTGACGCTGAATGGCGACGAGATCACCAACCTCAAGGCTCATGCCCTCGTGGAGCGAGGCATCGGCTACGTTCCGCAGAACAACAACGTGTTCCCGAGCCTCACCATCCGTGAGAACCTCGAGATGGGCTGCTTCCTCACCCCGAAATCGACCGGACCACGACTCGATCGGGTGCTGACCCTGTTCCCACGCCTGGGGGAGCGGATCGGGCAGCGAGCCGGGTCGCTCTCGGGTGGTGAACGGCAGATGCTCGCCATGGGACGAGCGCTCATGATGGAGCCGTCGGTGCTCCTGCTCGACGAACCGTCGGCTGGACTCTCCCCGGCCCTGCAGGATCAGGTGTTCATCCGTACCAAGCAGATCAACGACACCGGCGTCACCATCATCATGGTTGAGCAGAACGCGAGCCGATGCCTACAAATCTGCGATCGTGGCTATGTGCTCGACCAGGGCACCAACGCGTACACCGACACCGGTCGCAACCTGCTCGAGGACCCCAAGGTCATCGAGCTCTACCTCGGCACACTGACCAAGGCGCACTGA
- a CDS encoding ABC transporter ATP-binding protein — MPADETPSTTATAAAAALEGVAETPGVAKPDPILKVHNLTRQFGGLKAVDVDHLEIQRGVITALIGPNGAGKTTFFNLLTNFDTPNTGIVEFNGADVTGQPSHKLANQGMVRTFQLTKALSRLTTIENMKLGATNQRGETMWRGLIPGTWRRQEQEIEARADELLERFKLSHMRDQFAGTMSGGQRKLLEMARALMTNPAVVMLDEPMAGVNPALTQSLLEHVKSLRDEGISVVFVEHDMDVVRDISDWVVVMAEGQVIAEGPHSSIGSNQRVIDAYLGSHHDAALDFSEDLLGGTQ, encoded by the coding sequence ATGCCCGCTGACGAGACCCCTTCCACTACGGCGACCGCGGCGGCCGCCGCCCTCGAAGGCGTCGCCGAGACGCCAGGCGTGGCCAAGCCCGACCCGATTCTCAAGGTCCACAATCTCACTCGCCAGTTCGGCGGACTGAAGGCCGTCGACGTGGATCACCTGGAGATCCAGCGGGGCGTCATCACTGCACTGATTGGTCCGAACGGCGCCGGCAAGACCACCTTCTTCAACCTTCTCACCAACTTCGACACGCCGAATACCGGGATCGTCGAATTCAATGGCGCCGACGTCACCGGTCAGCCGTCCCACAAGCTCGCCAATCAGGGCATGGTGCGCACCTTCCAGCTCACGAAGGCGCTTTCTCGTCTGACCACCATCGAGAACATGAAGCTGGGTGCCACCAATCAGCGGGGTGAGACGATGTGGCGGGGCCTGATCCCAGGGACCTGGCGGAGGCAGGAACAAGAGATCGAGGCCCGGGCCGACGAGCTGCTCGAGCGATTCAAGTTGTCTCACATGCGTGACCAGTTCGCGGGCACCATGTCGGGCGGCCAGCGCAAGCTCCTCGAGATGGCGCGGGCGCTGATGACCAACCCGGCCGTCGTCATGCTCGACGAGCCAATGGCCGGGGTGAACCCGGCCCTCACCCAGTCGTTGCTCGAGCACGTCAAGTCGCTACGCGATGAGGGCATCTCTGTCGTGTTCGTCGAGCACGACATGGACGTCGTGCGTGACATCTCCGACTGGGTCGTGGTCATGGCCGAAGGACAAGTCATCGCCGAAGGCCCGCACAGCTCGATCGGGTCGAACCAGCGAGTGATCGATGCCTATCTCGGCAGCCATCACGATGCCGCCCTCGACTTCTCCGAAGATCTCCTGGGAGGGACCCAATGA